A genome region from Sebastes umbrosus isolate fSebUmb1 chromosome 22, fSebUmb1.pri, whole genome shotgun sequence includes the following:
- the LOC119481587 gene encoding uncharacterized protein LOC119481587 has translation MRSFTLITALLLCSLSSISGFESQTVEVQSGDEVTLTCTNIYSGQTQMDWFRVINRTKPSCISSMYGSEGEASFCVGFQKEKFEMSSNKSTVFLKIKRVDLSDSGLYFCGIYVKANTVIADATHLIVQGNGESDGEVVCKTEKTNSIIILVEEFDVTANLMSLILVGLTVSLTIVVVVLAVKVRKLQTAVNEEPQPERNKVNSPLTYTNSNLDGDELNYAALSFQAKPKRSRRPAPEREMESHVVYAATR, from the exons ATGAGGAGCTTCACCTTGATAACAGCTTTACTTCTCTGCAGCCTCA GCTCCATCTCAGGTTTTGAGTCTCAGACTGTGGAGGTTCAGTCTGGTGATGAAGTCACACTGACGTGCACCAACATTTACAGCGGTCAAACTCAGATGGACTGGTTCAGAGTGATCAACAGAACCAAGCCCAGCTGCATCTCCTCTATGTACGGGTCTGAAGGTGAAGCTTCGTTCTGTGTTggatttcaaaaagaaaaatttgAAATGAGCTCCAACAAGTCCACTGTCTTTCTTAAAATCAAGCGAGTGGATTTATCTGACTCTGGACTGTATTTCTGTGGAATCTACGTGAAAGCAAATACCGTCATTGCCGATGCAACACATTTAATCGTTCAAG gtaatGGCGAATCTGATGGTGAAGTGGTTTGTAAGACTGAAA AGACTAATTCTATCATCATTCTTGTAGAGGAGTTTGATGTAACGGCAAACCTAATGAGTTTGATCCTGGTTGGTCTGACCGTTTCCCTCACCATAGTCGTCGTTGTTCTGGCTGTTAAAGTCAGGAAACTTCAGACAG CTGTGAATGAGGAGCCACAGCCAGAAAGAAACAAGGTGAACTCACCATTAACTTA tacaaacagtaacttagatggcg ATGAACTGAACTACGCAGCTCTAAGTTTCCAGGCAAAGCCAAAAAGAAGCCGCAGGCCTGcacctgagagagagatggagtcaCATGTTGTGTACGCTGCCACCAGATAG
- the LOC119481580 gene encoding uncharacterized protein LOC119481580: MRSFTLTALLLCSLSSVSGSESQTVEVQSGDEVTLTCNNIFKIPTRKEWFRLINRTKPSCISSMYGSNGEALLCDGFQKEKFEMSSKNSTVFLKIKRVDLSDSGLYFCGIYKDQHTVIVSATHLIVQGDGESDGEVEFKTEKEFDVTANLMSLILGGLTVSLTIVVVVLAVKVRKLQTAVNEEPQPERNKNLGSDELNYAALSFQAKPKRSRRPAPEREMEPHVVYAATR, translated from the exons ATGAGGAGCTTCACCTTAACAGCTTTACTTCTCTGCAGCCTCA GCTCCGTCTCAGGTTCTGAGTCTCAGACTGTGGAGGTTCAGTCTGGTGATGAAGTCACACTGACGTGCaacaacattttcaaaattccaACTCGTAAGGAGTGGTTCAGACTGATCAACAGAACCAAGCCCAGCTGCATCTCCTCTATGTACGGGTCTAATGGTGAAGCTTTGCTCTGTGATggatttcaaaaagaaaaatttgAAATGAGCTCCAAGAACTCCACTGTCTTTCTTAAAATCAAGCGAGTGGATTTATCTGACTCTGGACTGTATTTCTGTGGAATCTACAAGGACCAACATACCGTCATTGTCAGTGCAACACATTTAATCGTTCAAG gTGATGGTGAATCTGATGGTGAAGTGGAATTTAAGACTGAAA AGGAGTTTGATGTAACGGCAAACCTAATGAGTTTGATCCTGGGTGGTCTGACCGTTTCCCTCACCATAGTCGTCGTTGTTCTGGCTGTTAAAGTCAGGAAACTTCAGACAG CTGTGAATGAGGAGCCGCAGCCAGAAAGAAACAAG AATCTGGGCTCAGATGAACTGAACTACGCAGCTCTAAGTTTCCAGGCAAAGCCAAAAAGAAGCCGCAGGCCTGcacctgagagagagatggagccaCATGTTGTGTACGCTGCCACCAGATAG